The Acidimicrobiales bacterium genome contains the following window.
GTGGGCGCAGTGCCGGACCTGGGCCACCGACCCCGGCGCCGACTCCAGCGCCGGGTCGAACAGCATCTGCACCGAGTCGATCACGCACAGGTGCGGCTCCACCTCGGCGATGGCGGCGAGGACGTCGGGCAGGCACGTCTCGGCCACCACCCACAGGGTGGGGGCCAGGGCGCCCAGCCGTTCGGCGCGGGCGCGCACCTGGGACCGCGACTCCTCGGCGCTGACGAGCAGGCACCGGGCCCCCGTCGACGCCAGCATCCCGGCGGCCTGGAGGGTGAGGGTCGACTTGCCGATCCCGGGCTCCCCCGCCAGCAGGGTGACCGACCCCGGCACCAGCCCGCCCGCCAGGACCCGGTCCAGCTCGTCCAGGCCGGTGGGCAGCACGCCGGCGCCGTCACCTTCGACGCTGGACAAAAGGACAGGCCCCTCAGAGATGCGGGCCCGGGCGGCGGCGGCGTGCGCCGCTGCCGCCGGGGCGGCCTCCTCGACCTCCTCGACCAGCGAGTTCCACGCCCCGCACGACGGGCACCGCCCCGTCCACCGGGGCGTGGACGAGCCGCACTCGGTGCAGCGCTGGATGGTCCGCAGCCGTCCCATTCGGCGATCGTAAGGAGCGGGTGTGACGCCCCCGCGGATCCCTACGTGGTGTGGACTATGAGCAGGTGGCAGGGGGCGTGGTGGCTCACCTTGTTGGGAACCGATGCCAGGCGGCGGACCCCGGTCATGCCCTTGCTGCCGACCACCACCAGCCCGGCCTGCTGGCGCATGGCCTCGTCGACGAGCACCTCGGCCACGTCCCCCTCGGCGGCGCGCGCCTCGATGTCGACGCCGGAGTCGCGGTGACGCCCGGCCTCCGCCCGGGCGGTGTCGAGGGCGTCCCCGCCCCCGACGGCCAGGATGGTGAGAGCCGATCCGGTGGCGGCCGCCACCTCCACGGCGCGATCGACGGCGCGCCCCGCCGTCGGAGATCCGTCGGTGCCCACCAGCACCCGCCCGTACATGAGGAGGTCTCTACTCGGAGGAGGTTCCGGCCATCTCCACCGGCGGGGGCTCGATGCCCTGGATGGCGCGGAAGACGATCTCGTCCCCCTCGGCGTCGACGATGATCGTCTCCCCGACGGTGAACTCCTTCCACAGGATCCGCTCCGACAGCGGGTCCTCCACCAGCTGCTGGATGGCCCGGCGCAGGGGTCGGGCGCCGAGGGCCGGGTCGTAGCCCTTCTCGGCCAGGAGGGTCTTGGCGGCGGGGGTGAGCTCGAAGCCGAAGCCCTGGCCGTCGAGCTGGTTGGCCACCCGGCGGATCAGCAGGTCGACGATCTCGGTGACCTCCTCGCGGGACAGCTCGTGGAAGACGATGACCTCGTCGATGCGGTTCAGGAACTCGGGGCGGAAGTGGGCCTTCAGCGCCTCGTGCACCTTCTCCTTCATCTTCTCGTAGGTCACGGCCGAGGTCGTCTTGGCGAAGCCGACCGACGCCTTCCGCATGTCCGCGGTACCCAGGTTCGAGGTCATGATCAGCACCGTGTTCTTGAAGTCCACCGACCGGCCCTGCGAGTCGGTCAGGCGACCGTCCTCCAGGATCTGCAGGAGGGCGTTGAACACGTCGGGGTGGGCCTTCTCGATCTCGTCGAAGAGCACAACCGAGAACGGCTTGCGGCGCACCGCCTCGGTGAGCTGGCCGCCCTCCTCGTAGCCGACGTAGCCCGGGGGGCTGCCGACCAGGCGGCTCACCGTGTGCTTCTCCATGTACTCGGACATGTCGAGCTGGATGAGGGCGTCCTGGTCACCGAAGAGGAACTCGGCCAGGGCCTTGGCCAACTCGGTCTTCCCGACGCCGGTCGGCCCGAGGAAGATGAACGAGCCGCTGGGACGCTTGGGATCCTTGAGGCCGGCGCGCGTGCGGCGGATGGCCCGGGACAGCGCCTTGAGGGCGTCCTCCTGGCCGATCACCCGCTTGTGCAGCTCGTCCTCCATACGGAGGAGCTTGGCCGTCTCCTCCTCGGTGAGCTTGTAGACCGGGATGCCGGTCCAGTTGGCGAGGACCTCGGCTATGACCTCCTCGTCGACCACGTCGAACAGGTCCACGCCCTCGGAGCGCCACTCCGCCTCCATGGCGGTCTTGCGCTCCAGCTTCTCCTTCTCCTGGTCGGCCAGCTTCTTGGCGGCGTCGAAGTTCTGCTTCTCGATGGCCGCCTCCTTCTCGGCGCGGACCCGCGAGATGTCCTCCTCGAGCTGCTTGTAGTCCGGGGGCGTGGCCATGCGCCGGATGCGCAGGCGGCTGCCGGCCTCGTCGATCAGGTCGATGGCCTTGTCCGGCAGGAAGCGGTCGGAGATGTAGCGGTCGGCGAGGTTGGCCGCCGCCACCAGCGCCTGGTCCGTGATCGTGACCGAGTGGTGCGACTCGTAGCGGTCGCGCAGACCCTTCAGGATGTCGATGGTGTGGCTGAGCGACGGCTCCTCCACCTTGATCGGCTGGAACCGGCGCTCGAGGGCGGCGTCCTTCTCCAGGTGCTTGCGGTACTCCTCGAGGGTGGTGGCCCCGATGGTCTGCAGCTCCCCGCGGGCCAGCATCGGCTTGAGGATGCTGGCGGCGTCGATGGCGCCCTCGGCGGCCCCGGCGCCCACCAGGGTGTGGAGCTCGTCGATGAACAGGATGATGTCGCCGCGGGTGCGGATCTCCTTCAGCACCTTCTTGAGGCGCTCCTCGAAGTCACCGCGGTAGCGGCTGCCCGCCACCAGGGCGCCGAGGTCGAGCGTGTAGAGCTGCTTGCCCTTCAGCGTCTCGGGGACGTCGTTGGCGACGATCTTCTGCGACAGGCCCTCGACGATGGCGGTCTTGCCCACGCCGGGCTCCCCGATGAGGACGGGGTTGTTCTTGGTGCGGCGGGACAGCACCTGCATGACCCGCTCGATCTCGCGCTCCCGCCCGATGACCGGGTCGAGCTTCTTCTCCCGGGCCAGCTGGGTGAGATTGCGGCCGAACTGGTCGAGCACCGGCGAGCCCGAGGGGGTCTCCCCCTGGCCCTGGGCCCCGACGCCCGCCGCCGCGCCCTCCTTGTTCCCGTAGCCGGACAGCAGCTGGATGACCTGCTGGCGCACGCGGGACAGATCGGCGCCGAGGTTGACGAGCACCTGGGCGGCGACGCCCTCCCCCTCGCGCACCAGACCGAGCAGCATGTGCTCGGTCCCGATGTAGTTGTGGCCGAGCTGCAGCGCCTCGCGGAGCGACAGCTCGAGCACCTTCTTGGCGCGCGGCGTGAACGGCGG
Protein-coding sequences here:
- a CDS encoding universal stress protein; the encoded protein is MYGRVLVGTDGSPTAGRAVDRAVEVAAATGSALTILAVGGGDALDTARAEAGRHRDSGVDIEARAAEGDVAEVLVDEAMRQQAGLVVVGSKGMTGVRRLASVPNKVSHHAPCHLLIVHTT
- a CDS encoding ATP-dependent Clp protease ATP-binding subunit; protein product: MFERFTDRARRVLVLAQEEARLLNHNFIGTEHILLGLIHEGEGVAAKALESLGISLEAVREKVEETIGPAGSATTGSPPFTPRAKKVLELSLREALQLGHNYIGTEHMLLGLVREGEGVAAQVLVNLGADLSRVRQQVIQLLSGYGNKEGAAAGVGAQGQGETPSGSPVLDQFGRNLTQLAREKKLDPVIGREREIERVMQVLSRRTKNNPVLIGEPGVGKTAIVEGLSQKIVANDVPETLKGKQLYTLDLGALVAGSRYRGDFEERLKKVLKEIRTRGDIILFIDELHTLVGAGAAEGAIDAASILKPMLARGELQTIGATTLEEYRKHLEKDAALERRFQPIKVEEPSLSHTIDILKGLRDRYESHHSVTITDQALVAAANLADRYISDRFLPDKAIDLIDEAGSRLRIRRMATPPDYKQLEEDISRVRAEKEAAIEKQNFDAAKKLADQEKEKLERKTAMEAEWRSEGVDLFDVVDEEVIAEVLANWTGIPVYKLTEEETAKLLRMEDELHKRVIGQEDALKALSRAIRRTRAGLKDPKRPSGSFIFLGPTGVGKTELAKALAEFLFGDQDALIQLDMSEYMEKHTVSRLVGSPPGYVGYEEGGQLTEAVRRKPFSVVLFDEIEKAHPDVFNALLQILEDGRLTDSQGRSVDFKNTVLIMTSNLGTADMRKASVGFAKTTSAVTYEKMKEKVHEALKAHFRPEFLNRIDEVIVFHELSREEVTEIVDLLIRRVANQLDGQGFGFELTPAAKTLLAEKGYDPALGARPLRRAIQQLVEDPLSERILWKEFTVGETIIVDAEGDEIVFRAIQGIEPPPVEMAGTSSE